A segment of the Labrus mixtus chromosome 15, fLabMix1.1, whole genome shotgun sequence genome:
ACAACAGTGCCATCTTGTGGACCGAGATGGACATTGTACAAATGAGAGACAGAGCCACATGAAGCTCTGAACCCTGCAGATTTCATTTGAGCTAAAAGTGTTTGGAGCTGAACTCAGTGTTTACCTTTTAGAGGCGTACAAGCCTTAGAATCATTTCTATCAAGAAGAcaccaaagaaacaaaaataaagtcgtTTCAGGGAACTCCCAAAATTGTTAGAACGGAGGTATGGCCCAGTTAAGTCTCTCTATAATCTGTGCAACTGGCTCATAAGAACAAGAAACAAGCATACCCTGATtgtttccaaatgcattcactTAGATGGTTCAAATAATGTATAAAATGATTGCATATTTCCATTAGTTCAATTCTGTATGATACCCTTGAACTTAAGATCTCCAAATTAAGTCAGTGTGTTAGAACATCAGTTAATACTGATGTATAAACATGAATATAGAGCTCTCCTTTAAAGCCCAGGTTTTCATGTAAAGCCTAAAAGCTGATCAGTCGTCCTAAAGCATGAGTGCATTCTTCATTATAACACATCTCGATACTGTCACATCGCCACCTTACCTACCACATCACCAATTAGCAAAACAGATGTGTTATTGACTTGCTTAATAACTGCTAGCAGGGGAAATTCAGTGGTCTCGGCCTGCAGGGCTTGATAATGCCTCATAATGTCTTTAAATGCTCAGCAGTAAGTCTGCAACGAGCTTAATGTGGCTCCAGTGAGCGCAGGATGACCAGCTTGGTCCCTCTGTGATGACATTAATGCTTTCTAACTTGGGCTAGCTTACAGTGCCGCAGAGAGAGTCTGACATGCCTGCAAGCTTTTCTTTAGCCAACTGATGCAGTCGCAACAATTACAGGTTTTACTTACATGCACAGCATGGATAATATCAGTAAAATGGATGCACAGCTGTTCCTTTGAAATTAAAGTAATTGACATTCAGCTTGATTGGCTAAAGATCTGTAATCTCTGACAAAACAATGGAGTTTATGTTCAAGCATGGAGGTGCTCAATGTGCAAAAAAAGGTGTTAGTAGTCTTATATAAATTGCTAATGGGAGACCAAATTGGGCAGCAGTAACAATTAGCAGGTTAAAAGAAAGCAATgatatttgttgtttctgtttaaagtgttttctgttAGCGCATTTCGGGTCCTCTATTAAAGCCAGAACACTTCAGACAAATTAATCATGActtcaaagagcagctgaaaATAACAAATGTATGCACAGATAGAAATTTGTTCTCTCCACTACCACTGTCAACATTATCTTGTAGTATTTTTGGACTCATTGCTTTATGTAGCTGAGTTTTGTTACATCCTTTACAGACACTGTGTCTGCACTCTGTGCTTTTGGTGTATgcaaatgttgaaatgtaagaTTTACAGCACATGCATACACTAAAAAAACAGCTATTAGTTAAAGTCTTGAATTTTTTCAAACAGCACGTTTTATAAGTATTTGACCAGGGTGTACAGGTTTTTCACAATCCAAATGTTAATGAGAGTTGTTGCCATTGTCTGATGGCAAACTGCAGAAAGTCCACCTTAAGGGTTTTGCGACAAACAGCACTTCAATTTgcttatatttaaattaaatgaatcatcatttttttaatctattcaaGGCCTAAAATGTTCCTGCTTAGTGGCAATGCTTAGTCCAGGAAAAAGAGCCATTCGGGTTTTGTGggtaattatttttcttctcttccagGTGCTGGTGAATCAGGGAAAAGCACCATTGTAAAACAGATGAAGTAAGTACTCAAATAGGTTCTAACATTAGTCTTCTGTGTCATCCACACGGTGTTAGTTGCAAGTAATCCCTGTGCAGTTCAgagtttttttaatctcttctaTCGGGCACATAGCCAGCAGGCCAGAGCTCTGTCTCTTTCACTTACACTGAAGCCTGTTACAAAAGGTCAACAGGGCAAACATCCTCTTAAATTTGATTTGTCAGCATTTGTTTTGTGCCATTAGTCTGGCAATGAGAGCTGAACGAGTTCAGAAACACACCAAACGGGGGCGCTGTGACCACTAGCTCCCAAAAAGTAAAGGTTGTTTCTACATTTTAGGAGCTTTACTTTTGAGTTATTGAAACTCGAAATGAGCAAGTATTAGTAAAATCttagtaattctattctattttaattaaataaacagcacCATCATAACCATAAGAGTGAAATATAAACCTGAAGCAGAGGGTAATATTGCAAAGTTTGACTAAATTGTTCCCTGAATCATCCCTTTCCCAACTTTTTTCACTTACAGGATTCTCCATCAAGGTGGTTACACAAAAGAGGAACAACTGGAGTTCAGAGCGATCGTCTATGGCAACATCCTGCAGTCTGCTCTGGCCATCATCAGAGGCATGGAGATGCTGGCCATTGATTTTGGCTCTCCCTCAGCACAGGTGTGATAtaacacaaaaaatatttttcaccaGACATAATCAGCTTGTAGAGTACTTGTGGGGACAGAAAAGTGTATACTATTAATGCTCCAAGCTCTATAATGATGCTGATggatgtttgttctgtttgcaTGAAACCACAGGAGGATGCACAGAAGCTGCAGAACTTGTCAGACTCCATTGAAGAAGGCACGATGCCCACTGAGCTGGCTGATGTCATCAAGAAGCTGTGGAAAGACAGTGGTGTGCAGGCCGGCTTCGATAGAGCTGCTGAGTACCAACTCAACGACTCTGCTGGCTAGTGAGTCAATATCTACAAATGGGATTGATAGAGTACTGGGGGCCATTTATGAGCTATCTTAGTGTGTAAGACTGTTCTGACTTTCTCCTGTTTGCTATTGTGCTTCAGCTACCTCAATGAAATGGACAGAATCAGCAAGCCTGATTACCTCCCCACCGAGCAGGATGTGCTGCGATCTCGAGTCAAAACAACTGGTATCATCGAAGAACAGTTCTCCTGCAAGGAGTTGCACTTCAGGTAGGTCACAACTAAAGAACCAAAGTCTAACACCAGCCGGCTGTCCTTACAGAGCTGTGTTATACAGGAGAGGCTGACTTTACTGTCGACTGTGTTTGATCATCAGGATGTTTGACGTGGGTGGCCAGaggtcagagagaaagaagtgGATCCATTGTTTCGAGGGTGTGACCTGCATCATCTTCTGCGGAGCTCTCAGCGCATACGACATGGTGCTGGTTGAGGATGACGAGGTGGTGAGTAAAGACTTCACTGCTCgaggaaacacacatacagtatcagCCGGTAGCTCACAGCTGTTCTTCTCTTGGACCTTTTCAGAACCGCATGCACGAGTCCCTCCATCTATTCAACAGTATCTGCAACCACAGATTCTTTGCACTGACCTCAATCGTGCTTTTCCTCAACAAGAAGGATCTGTTTGAGGAGAAGATCAAGAAAGTCCACCTGAGCATCTGCTTCCCAGACTATGACGGTAAAATCAAATGATAAAATCAAATGACTAGAGTTTGTTTGTAACAAAACCAATATCAATCTGGTGATAACACGATTTAATGATGCGATTAAATGTAACTTACATCATGTTAACTGATCGTGATACacaagaagacatttttttttaacacaaatctTGCCATaaatctgctcctctcctcaccCCTAACCCCCTTTCAGGCTCCAACACGTACGACGACGCCAGCAACTACATCAAGTCGCAGTTTCTGGAGCTGAACATGAAGAAGGGTGTGAAAGAAATCTACTCCCACTTGACCTGTGCCACGGACACAAGGAACGTCGAGATTGTGTTCAACGCTGTGACAGACATCATCATAAAAGAAAACCTTAAAGATTGCGGTCTCTTCTAAGCGGCTCCAGAGTGAAAAGAGGTTCGTGGTGACACATGACGCAGAACTCCCTGGGACTATGTTGATGCAGAGTAACGGGGTCCAGATGAGGCAGCCGACAACTATCCAAAACATGAGCTCACACAAAACTAAAACCACACAAAGCTTAGACCCTCTGGGACTATGTAGGACCAGGAAGATAATaaccagcaaaacaaacaataattgTACACTATTCAGTTTATAAACATCTTGAACCTAGCTAAATGTTCCCTTATAAAGCAGTAGAAAAAGAACATGATTTTCTCCACTTTACAAAACGTATTTCCCAACCCCACCACCCCCTCCTTAACCAAATTGTACCCTGCTACAGTATAAAGCAATTATTGTTGCGATTTATAAGATTTGGAATTACTTTTTCAAAGCTGCAAAAGTACACCACCaagtttgattaaaaatgttgtggTGTCGGGTGATTTCAAGATGAGAGgagactgatttttttctttattttgcagAACTTCCTTTCCTACCTTAACCCCTCACATATTGGCATTAACTGAGAGAGTACTGATAGAGCTCAGAGCTTCCTCAGTTCGTTGTGTTCATGCCATCGAGTCCATGCCAAGTCCTGGTCCCAGACTGCTCCTAGCACACCAACCATCTCCAACAGTAGATCCCTGCAACACAGCGCACGCCCTGCTGGGTTCAAACAACTCTAAAGTCAccatgctgctgttgttgccGATGTTCAGCTCACATAGACAagattcttcagtttttctaaaGCACAGAATTGTCTGCTGGTTTGAAGGTTTGAAGATGATATAGTTGCTCAAGCAATCCTCGTTGCTTCTTTTTGACTGCTGTGTTGTAAGTTCTATTTACTATTAAAAACCAAGCtctgtaaattaaataaaaaacataattcctggggaaaattatattttgaatAGCAACATTGCAACCTTGTTTTTCGTTTTTGAGTACAGTAGTCTCTGTGGTCTTGATATTTAAGCTGTAAAAAGTTGCTGAGCAAATATCACAGATATTCCCAGTGCTTGCAGTATATCCAGATTACAAACCAAATTGTAAATGTATCTAATCTAAATAGTTTTAACTTATTCAAATCACTTAACATTTTGATGTGATGAATATATTTCAGAAGGTCAAACATGATAGAGGAACTTTGTACATAAGAGTAGATaattcaatttattttgaaagataaTTCTATATGGAAATATACGAGagagagggtaaaaaaaaagggaatgaaAATCTACCGACCTTGTCCTTTCTTATGAAATGTAGAGGCATGAAATAAAGATGCATTAACTTCACTTTTGTCTCTGTattttttctgctgcagaatCAAACTGTCAATCACTGAATAATGTATATCTAATTAGAGAAACATGGCTGCCAACACTGAAGGAGAGTCTCAGGCTGTCATCCAACTGGAACAATGATGTCGTTATGTAAGTTCCTCTTTCTAGTCAGAAGGGAAGTTGCAGCGTATGGAAGTTCATTTACAAAAAACTCGACtgagagaacaaaacaaattagaGTGAAAATCTGCAAGACAAGATTTACTCTAAGATGTAGCAGGGATAATTTCACGAGATGTGACAGCCAGCAAGGACATCACTGAGAGCGCAGTCAGTGTGAGAACCAGATCGCCAGATTTCAGTCAGCAGTGCAGCTTCTTTTTCTCCCACATTAGTAAAATTGCCTGTTCTTAGTTGTGGTACTTTGCACTGCAATCAAACTCAAGAATGAAGAGGTGAAGATCTGTCCTACACATGTCATCGTGTTAGTGTCCAGCTTTGTCACATCAAGCCTGTTCCCAGTGTGGTTCATGAATACATCCATCTGTCCGTCAAGATTTTAACTGAAAAGATGCAGTGTTACTCTTCTAAAGAGGCATGAGCATGAACTGCTGAGGCCTTTTAGCCAGAAGTGAATCTATAAAATCTGAGTCTCCTCCAACAAGTCAAGAGaacttttgatattttttctcAATGTCGATAGAGCCAATCAAAAGATTACCCCTAAAATAATAACCCTATTTGGTTTGGGTTGCGTGCTAATGACAGACAGAGGTGAAAATTTAACCACTAACATTGGTTTTGAGCTTTTCAAGGGAAGTATTTACGAGAACatatatatctttatatctCTCTTTTAATGATTGAATTTATGTTGTGATAACCAGGGGCACGTCCAGACTTttctgactggggtggcccacctgacttatgcaggggtatCATGAGGTTTGTGGGAAAATACCCTCAcaaatgaatttcattttgtttcaaaaacagAATTGTGCAAAGTCACAGTCTAAAGTACTTGCATGCAAACTCTTGTAAGCTGTCTAACTTTTTCTTATGGCAATGCAAATAATGTAATTACAACTGAAAGTACTAACAAAAAAATTTCAATACATAAACATGCCACCAGCAGCATGTTGAAAACATTCAGAGTAGTTGATTTTAACTTAAGTCCTGCCTCTGattaggcaaatagccaatcatagatttTTGAATTTGGAGAGGCACCTGGGTTGTCCAATAAGAtttgaaagggggggggggggggggtcatgccAGCCCTCTGAATACGCCCTGGTGATAACTGGTGTGTGCAGCAGCTGAAGCAAACTGAGCCCCCAACACAAAAGTACAGACATGTGTCTGAAGTCCAAACATACTGTTTCCAATTTGTGTGACCTCCTTCACTCCACGGTTTAGTACAGACtcctaaataaatatttagtggATGACATCTTACTGACACTGGCCaagattttgttttaaactcaAGACGTACTGGAGACGTACTGTGAAAATGAGGgctgatgtttaaaataacaatttagtcGATTGCCAATTCTAATGTTTGCTTCATAACTTCTGTTATTCTTCGGGTCTGTTTTTTCAAATGCTATGTCATTGGATTTATTTCAACTGTTGTACATAGTCCTCCCTCTTGAGATGTCACTCTTACAAACTGCATGTTACTGATCATTCTCAGAGATAGTGCAAGTCTCCCACACTGCCTACATTTTCTTTCACCAGTATGTCAaacaggtgacttcttctgctCAATGAAAACCCTCATCTCTGAGCCAGCTATCTGTTATACTAGCTTGTGTGCTTTAAATTGATGTGACACAAGAGATTGGCTACGGACATCTGTGCATGCCACATCATTTGCCGATGGGCCAGTGTTTTCACTTTTCACTACCGGAAAAGTTTTCTAGCAGGATTATTTTGTGCAGAACTTTACTGATCAAACTGTGCTCCAAGAAAGTACATAGTAGATTCCCTCAGTGTAATGTAGTGGCcacggttaaaaaaaacacaaatatatcaaacttcttctctcttttggtttaatttatttatacatcCTCATTGATATCTACAGCAATACCCTTTtatcttgaaaaaaaagttctctGTGGACCTTGACTGAGTGAATAAAATTAGTCATATTCAaacacatgagaaaaaaaaaaaatttaccTCTACAAGCTGATTTGCAGTAATGTGTCTCATCTagaaaaaatgttcaatattgAACTAGTAAAGGATTAAAAAGCAATGATGCTAATGATCTCACATGACTGTAGCTAATCCCAAACCTTATAGATCATGTTATTTACATCAAAACTGCTCACACAAAAAACTTCTGCATACTTAAGTAATAGCACTCAAACATCCGTAAGTAGAAATACTACATGAATGTaactcaaaatcaaaatcaaatgtaacaaTTGCAAATATTCAGTAAAGGCAATGTGATAAAAACGTAAGCTCAGAGAGGatgcaacagtgaaacagaaTTTACACATGACTTGTGAGACTGCAGACTGCAGCCATGGGCTTGATACAAAGGCTCTTTTGGCCCTGATTCATACAATAGACAAACTATGAATGTGTCCCAGACATCAGAGGAGCTTGACCTGCCAGCACCCAACTGATGCTCAGGTCTTCAATATGACAGGACTCCACATGACTCACAAGGATCATTTCACAAGCCTCTCTCACTTATCACTTGCTCCAAATTTTCTCTGCATCATGAATCCAATAAGACAATAGTGATCATAGTATCAAGTCCCCAAATAGCGGTAAAAGGTCCAGCATTCAGCATGGCCACCAGCTCAGTCCTCTGTTAGACCTACTTTGCATTTTGCcttctgcagacacaaaaaaaaagcccagaagTCCCGATTTTCCTCCAGACACCTgcaaaggaaaggaaaataaCTACTATGCTTACAGGAAATATTAAAATCAAACATCTAAGTCCTGTCAATATAATACTCGTCAATATGCTCTTCTAATTTTATTCATGAGCTCCACAAAAAACAACCAGTACATAAAGCCAACAGGCAGTTTAAGTCTTTCAAATTGAGTAAATGTTAGCATAATAAACATTTGGAGTGGTAAGCCTAGATGGTAGCATCCTGCTAACAAGTTGGCTTTTACACACTGCCACTTCAAGGCAGGATATTATATAACACCCCTGTTCTGTTAAACCTGCAATGTGAAACGCATGGAGGTGGAATAGTTTTGGTGAAGTTATTCCACCATCAGAGGCCGAATGGAGGGGGGAGACGGTGGCCAGGTGTAATGTTGGAGCTAGCAAGGCAGATTagcactgtgtgtatgtgaagctctcACTGTGTTCACAAGCTGTGCTTTTCGACCCTGTAACAACGTAACACAATGTGCAGTCACAGACTGGCACCAACATTACGCTGTTACGGATGCAATGTGTAAATATAAAGGCGTAACAATGGCATAGCTTCTTCATGGCGCTGTTTCAGTCAGTAAAGGGCTAGTGACAGTAACATTGAGACTTTTAGCATGCTAGTTTTTCCATGTTAGCATGTTATCATTTAGTTTACAAacttaagcttttttttaaattctttctgGCAAGGTAAATGGGAGTGACTCTCTGAGTGCAGTAAGTATCTAAGCAAAATGTCACTCCAATAGCTATAAAGCCAACAATGTCTTCACATCAGCAAAATCGCCTTTGGTGATGAGAAACTCATTTGTATTATGTCATTTTAGTCGTTCACTGTACAATGACACCATGATGCCACATATCGCAATGATTCTACACAAACTGTAGTACAGGTGAAAGTCAGGGTGCAGACCTGCAGGCCTTAAGCCTTAAAAGAGACCGATCTCCCTCAGGTTGATCTTGATGATGACGTCGGTGACAGCATCGAACACAAACTGCACATTCTTGGTGTCTGTGGCACATGTGAAGTGGGTGTAGATCTCCTTAGTGTCTTTTCGTTTATTTAAGTCCTCGAACTGGCACTGGATATAAGCTGCAGCCTCTTCGTACGAGTGCCCACctacaacagaaacaaagccaatgataaaaaataacacaGTTTCAATTTTCATAATGCTGGTTAAACTGTGTAAAGGTAACAAACACATAaagttaaagagcccatattatgccctttttggggttcgtatatttaatctatgtacctacttttgtacgttcacaatagcgaAAGTtcgaaaaaaagtgtctgttttcatgtactgctcctccttgctccctctacgctctgagtccatcagctacgttctgctgagcccccactgttagaccccactgTTAGatcccacgtgggccaagtctgctctgattggtctgccgatccgctctgtcgttattggtcagttgctcagcacgcttctcagaaatttcaacatgagctgcagggctttccacaacgagccaatgggcttagatcagtgatctcacactgacaatgacgccgcactgacagatttttatcgaggggggctagaaccgagtgttacatgcagctaatgctacagctaacaggaggacgtaggagaagccgcgtttccgcggactttgaatttttgcaaatagatgtacctaaacatgcacaggacacttggaaaacacactaaagggcatataaaaccagaaaaagtataatatgggacctttaagaaaaatgttctTAAAGGTCTCTGTGACCAGGTGTTGATTATTATCTGCATGGCCACCTTACAGAGGAAGAtcatttctctgtctctctctctgttatctGCTATTATCAGATGttaatttctttaaaacatttttgtaacgcagtttttttccccactgtgGTGAACATGATGCTTTGAGATTATATTTTGCAGCAAAAGTGAAAAATTGTGggcaaaaaatgtaaaatacaaactGGGACAAAAAAGTTCATATTGAATGGATTTAGTGATGAGCTTTAAAATGACTGTGGCTCAATCTGTTGTgtagagcaggggttcccaaacttttcaggtcgtgacccccaaaatgaGGGTGACGGAAACTGGGGACCCcacactgttctttaaggtggttagttaggtatat
Coding sequences within it:
- the gnat2 gene encoding guanine nucleotide-binding protein G(t) subunit alpha-2, whose protein sequence is MGAGASAEDKKSKELEKQLQQDADKDAKTVKLLLLGAGESGKSTIVKQMKILHQGGYTKEEQLEFRAIVYGNILQSALAIIRGMEMLAIDFGSPSAQEDAQKLQNLSDSIEEGTMPTELADVIKKLWKDSGVQAGFDRAAEYQLNDSAGYYLNEMDRISKPDYLPTEQDVLRSRVKTTGIIEEQFSCKELHFRMFDVGGQRSERKKWIHCFEGVTCIIFCGALSAYDMVLVEDDEVNRMHESLHLFNSICNHRFFALTSIVLFLNKKDLFEEKIKKVHLSICFPDYDGSNTYDDASNYIKSQFLELNMKKGVKEIYSHLTCATDTRNVEIVFNAVTDIIIKENLKDCGLF